One window of the Puntigrus tetrazona isolate hp1 chromosome 13, ASM1883169v1, whole genome shotgun sequence genome contains the following:
- the LOC122356837 gene encoding LOW QUALITY PROTEIN: E3 ubiquitin/ISG15 ligase TRIM25-like (The sequence of the model RefSeq protein was modified relative to this genomic sequence to represent the inferred CDS: deleted 1 base in 1 codon), whose translation MAELVSDAQNPLNCPICLNLFKNPVTTACGHSFCHDCIKGCWDRDASLRRAYSCPTCRKTFNRRPDLSRSTVLAEIVEGMKQEVPAKPEDVTCDSCKGRKLKAVKSCLFCMASYCPTHIQPHYESEAFKKHKLVDASSDLQQQICPQHHKALEIYCYNDQKCICVVCMGTQHSGHRTVSAAAEMAKTGMVQKA comes from the exons ATGGCAGAATTAGTCTCTGATGCTCAAAATCCTTTAAACTGCCCGATCTGTCTGAACCTGTTTAAGAACCCGGTGACTACAGCCTGTGGGCACAGTTTCTGTCAC GACTGTATAAAGGGTTGCTGGGATCGAGATGCTTCTTTGAGGCGAGCGTACAGCTGCCCTACATGCAGGAAGACGTTCAACCGAAGACCAGATCTCAGCAGAAGCACGGTCCTGGCTGAGATTGTAGAGGGAATGAAACAGGAAGTTCCAGCTAAGCCTGAAGATGTTACGTGCGATTCTTGCAAAGGAAGAAAACTCAAAGCCGtcaagtcttgtttgttttgtatggCTTCTTACTGCCCAACTCACATTCAGCCTCATTACGAGTCTGAAGCTTTTAAGAAACACAAGCTGGTAGACGCTTCCTCGGATCTACAGCAGCAGATCTGCCCTCAGCATCATAAAGCTCTGGAGATATACTGCTATAACGACCAGAAGTGTATATGTGTAGTTTGTATGGGGACTCAACACAGTGGACATCGAACGGTCTCAGCTGCAGCTGAAATGGCAAAAACAG GTATGGTTCAAAAAGCATAA
- the LOC122356838 gene encoding E3 ubiquitin/ISG15 ligase TRIM25-like yields the protein MAELVSDAQNPLNCPICLNLFKNPVTTACGHSFCMDCIKGCWDRDASLRRAYSCPTCRKTFNRRPDLSRSTVLAEIVEGMKQEVPAKPEDVTCDSCKGRKLKAVKSCLFCMASYCPTHIQPHYESEAFKKHKLVDASSDLQQQICPQHHKALEIYCYNDQKCICVVCMGTQHSGHRTVSAAAEMAKKQEELKIQKRDHIQEITDIDKKIQAFRKAGDSHERSAWASVEHSERIFGELVRSVQKRRAEVRELIRAQEKKEIAQINDHIQQLE from the exons ATGGCAGAATTAGTCTCTGATGCTCAAAATCCTTTAAACTGCCCGATCTGTCTGAACCTGTTTAAGAACCCGGTGACTACAGCCTGTGGGCACAGTTTCTGTATGGACTGTATAAAGGGTTGCTGGGATCGAGATGCTTCTTTGAGGCGAGCGTACAGCTGCCCTACATGCAGGAAGACGTTCAACCGAAGACCAGATCTCAGCAGAAGCACGGTCCTGGCTGAGATTGTAGAGGGAATGAAACAGGAAGTTCCAGCTAAGCCTGAAGATGTTACGTGCGATTCTTGCAAAGGAAGAAAACTCAAAGCCGtcaagtcttgtttgttttgtatggCTTCTTACTGCCCAACTCACATTCAGCCTCATTACGAGTCTGAAGCTTTTAAGAAACACAAGCTGGTAGACGCTTCCTCGGATCTACAGCAGCAGATCTGCCCTCAGCATCATAAAGCTCTGGAGATATACTGCTATAACGACCAGAAGTGTATATGTGTAGTTTGTATGGGGACTCAACACAGTGGACATCGAACGGTCTCAGCTGCAGctgaaatggcaaaaaaacag GAAGAACTGAAAATACAAAAGAGGGATCACATTCAGGAAATCACGGACATAGACAAGAAGATCCAGGCATTTAGGAAGGCTGGGGATTCTCACGAG CGCTCTGCGTGGGCTTCGGTGGAGCACAGCGAGAGGATCTTCGGTGAGCTCGTCCGCTCCGTTCAGAAAAGACGAGCTGAGGTGAGAGAACTGATCAGAGCTCAGGAGAAGAAGGAGATAGCACAGATCAATGATCACATACAGCAGCTGGAG